The Musa acuminata AAA Group cultivar baxijiao chromosome BXJ2-2, Cavendish_Baxijiao_AAA, whole genome shotgun sequence genome has a segment encoding these proteins:
- the LOC135606207 gene encoding diacylglycerol kinase 2-like isoform X1 gives MDFGATLLRTATESVVFRFGIFSWLVTAGSFGLLAVVYVFLKLQRQASVNWVKAAAREKKKAWAHLKCPTAPHAWTEDCSHSGQPSTCFVCLYSLASPQTCGANGTGNGLIHRCTVCGVAAHFYCSQYATKDCKLVAQAGASHLLHHWSERWVNSDENPEMSCFCCYCDELCGIPFLGASPIWCCLWCQRLVHVDCHAKLLKETGNVCDLGPLRRLILSPLSVQNPNGRQTTSGMLNSIKEEIIASSMRGGLRRRQNRSKYGNNHPVPSGIPNSKLQSDVEENSLFESMLRRLAGWNKSNKKNNQDDGSANLRSTSKVLYKKNKYTVDVDGIDKYKVVDLPQDARPLLVFINAKSGGQNGTSLRRRLNMLLNPVQIFGLSAMRGPEVALKMFHDIRYFRVLVCGGDGTVAWVLDAIEKENFESPPPVAILPLGTGNDLSRVLQWGGGLSSIEGQGGLEALLHDIDQAALTMLDRWSVTIKEHNVEKGKKVKQLKFMTNYLGIGCDAKVAYDFHMTREERPDKFYSQFVNKLRYAKEGAKDIMDRTCADLPWEVKLEVDGHEIEIPEDAEGVLVLNISSYMGGVDLWQNDYEHDDDFDMQSMHDKTLEVVCISGAWHLGKLQVGLSKARRLAQGKVIRLHMDSPFPVQTDGEPWIQQPGCLEIMHHGQAFMLRRASEEPTGHAAAIMTEVLVNAECSGLINAAQKRVLLQQMALRLSS, from the exons ATGGATTTTGGTGCCACACTTTTAAGAACGGCTACTGAATCTGTGGTTTTCAGATTTGGGATTTTTAGTTGGCTCGTCACTGCTGGATCATTTGGACTTCTGGCTGTTGTTTATGTGTTCCTAAAGTTGCAGAGGCAGGCATCCGTGAACTGGGTTAAAGCCGCAgctagagaaaaaaagaaagcatGGGCACATCTAAAATGTCCAACTGCGCCTCATGCATGGACCGAAGACTGCTCTCATAGTGGTCAACCATCCACATGTTTTGTTTGTTTGTATTCATTAGCCTCCCCACAAACTTGTGGTGCCAATGGGACAGGGAATGGTCTCATTCACCGTTGCACTGTTTGTGGTGTTGCAGCTCATTTTTACTGTTCTCAGTATGCCACAAAAGACTGCAAACTTGTAGCACAAGCAGGTGCATCTCACCTGCTGCATCATTGGTCGGAGAGATGGGTGAACTCGGATGAGAACCCCGAGATGTCTTGTTTTTGCTGTTACTGTGATGAACTATGTGGCATACCTTTTCTTGGTGCTTCTCCCATTTGGTGCTGCTTGTGGTGTCAGCGCCTTGTACATGTTGATTGTCATGCCAAATTACTGAAAGAGACTGGTAATGTTTGTGATTTAGGCCCTCTAAGACGACTTAtcctttctcctctttctgtGCAAAACCCAAATGGGAGACAAACAACtagtggtatgttgaattctatcAAGGAAGAGATAATTGCTTCATCAATGAGGGGTGGcttgagaaggcggcaaaaccgaAGTAAATATGGCAACAACCATCCAGTGCCTTCTGGAATTCCTAATAGTAAATTGCAGAGTGATGTGGAGGAAAACTCGCTATTTGAATCAATGCTTAGAAGGCTTGCTGGATGGAACAAGTCCAACAAAAAGAACAATCAGGATGATGGATCGGCAAATCTTAGAAGCACTAGCAAGGTTCTCTACAAGAAAAACAAGTACACTGTTGATGTTGATGGAATAGACAAGTATAAGGTGGTTGATTTGCCGCAGGATGCCAGACCACTTCTTGTTTTTATTAATGCCAAAAGTGGTGGTCAGAATGGAACTTCTCTAAGAAGGAGATTGAACATGTTACTGAACCCTGTACAG ATCTTTGGATTAAGCGCTATGCGGGGACCTGAAGTTGCATTGAAAATGTTCCATGATATCCGATACTTCAGAGTTCTCGTCTGTGGTGGGGATGGTACCGTAGCCTGGGTTCTTGATGccattgagaaggaaaactttgaatctcctcctcctgttGCAATACTTCCACTTGGCACAGGGAATGACTTGTCTCGAGTTTTACAATGGGGAGGAGGCTTGTCTTCAATTGAAGGGCAAGGTGGCTTAGAAGCCCTTCTTCATGATATCGACCAAGCAGCACTTACTATGTTAGATCGTTGGAGTGTCACAATTAAGGAACACAATGTGGAGAAAGGCAAAAAAGTGAAGCAGttgaagttcatgacaaactatcTTG GCATTGGATGTGATGCAAAGGTAGCATATGACTTCCACATGACTCGGGAAGAAAGACCTGACAAGTTCTATAGCCAG TTTGTAAACAAGTTGCGATATGCTAAAGAGGGTGCCAAGGATATCATGGACAGAACATGTGCTGATTTACCATGGGAAGTAAAGCTTGAAGTCGATGGTCACGAAATTGAAATCCCAGAG GATGCAGAAGGTGTGCTTGTGTTAAATATCAGTAGCTACATGGGAGGGGTGGATCTATGGCAAAATGACTATGAGCATGATGATGATTTTGACATGCAGTCGATGCATGATAAAACACTTGAAGTTGTATGCATATCTGGGGCATGGCACCTTGGGAAACTTCAG GTAGGACTTTCAAAAGCCCGAAGACTGGCCCAAGGAAAAGTAATAAGGTTACACATGGACAGTCCCTTTCCTGTTCAGACTGATGGGGAACCGTGGATCCAGCAACCTGGTTGCCTTGAAATAATGCATCATGGACAg
- the LOC135606207 gene encoding diacylglycerol kinase 2-like isoform X2, whose translation MDFGATLLRTATESVVFRFGIFSWLVTAGSFGLLAVVYVFLKLQRQASVNWVKAAAREKKKAWAHLKCPTAPHAWTEDCSHSGQPSTCFVCLYSLASPQTCGANGTGNGLIHRCTVCGVAAHFYCSQYATKDCKLVAQAGASHLLHHWSERWVNSDENPEMSCFCCYCDELCGIPFLGASPIWCCLWCQRLVHVDCHAKLLKETGNVCDLGPLRRLILSPLSVQNPNGRQTTSGMLNSIKEEIIASSMRGGLRRRQNRSKYGNNHPVPSGIPNSKLQSDVEENSLFESMLRRLAGWNKSNKKNNQDDGSANLRSTSKVLYKKNKYTVDVDGIDKYKVVDLPQDARPLLVFINAKSGGQNGTSLRRRLNMLLNPVQIFGLSAMRGPEVALKMFHDIRYFRVLVCGGDGTVAWVLDAIEKENFESPPPVAILPLGTGNDLSRVLQWGGGLSSIEGQGGLEALLHDIDQAALTMLDRWSVTIKEHNVEKGKKVKQLKFMTNYLGIGCDAKVAYDFHMTREERPDKFYSQFVNKLRYAKEGAKDIMDRTCADLPWEVKLEVDGHEIEIPEDAEGVLVLNISSYMGGVDLWQNDYEHDDDFDMQSMHDKTLEVVCISGAWHLGKLQVGLSKARRLAQGKVIRLHMDSPFPVQTDGEPWIQQPGCLEIMHHGQKVQLLKYLYLPSWYFEAANIR comes from the exons ATGGATTTTGGTGCCACACTTTTAAGAACGGCTACTGAATCTGTGGTTTTCAGATTTGGGATTTTTAGTTGGCTCGTCACTGCTGGATCATTTGGACTTCTGGCTGTTGTTTATGTGTTCCTAAAGTTGCAGAGGCAGGCATCCGTGAACTGGGTTAAAGCCGCAgctagagaaaaaaagaaagcatGGGCACATCTAAAATGTCCAACTGCGCCTCATGCATGGACCGAAGACTGCTCTCATAGTGGTCAACCATCCACATGTTTTGTTTGTTTGTATTCATTAGCCTCCCCACAAACTTGTGGTGCCAATGGGACAGGGAATGGTCTCATTCACCGTTGCACTGTTTGTGGTGTTGCAGCTCATTTTTACTGTTCTCAGTATGCCACAAAAGACTGCAAACTTGTAGCACAAGCAGGTGCATCTCACCTGCTGCATCATTGGTCGGAGAGATGGGTGAACTCGGATGAGAACCCCGAGATGTCTTGTTTTTGCTGTTACTGTGATGAACTATGTGGCATACCTTTTCTTGGTGCTTCTCCCATTTGGTGCTGCTTGTGGTGTCAGCGCCTTGTACATGTTGATTGTCATGCCAAATTACTGAAAGAGACTGGTAATGTTTGTGATTTAGGCCCTCTAAGACGACTTAtcctttctcctctttctgtGCAAAACCCAAATGGGAGACAAACAACtagtggtatgttgaattctatcAAGGAAGAGATAATTGCTTCATCAATGAGGGGTGGcttgagaaggcggcaaaaccgaAGTAAATATGGCAACAACCATCCAGTGCCTTCTGGAATTCCTAATAGTAAATTGCAGAGTGATGTGGAGGAAAACTCGCTATTTGAATCAATGCTTAGAAGGCTTGCTGGATGGAACAAGTCCAACAAAAAGAACAATCAGGATGATGGATCGGCAAATCTTAGAAGCACTAGCAAGGTTCTCTACAAGAAAAACAAGTACACTGTTGATGTTGATGGAATAGACAAGTATAAGGTGGTTGATTTGCCGCAGGATGCCAGACCACTTCTTGTTTTTATTAATGCCAAAAGTGGTGGTCAGAATGGAACTTCTCTAAGAAGGAGATTGAACATGTTACTGAACCCTGTACAG ATCTTTGGATTAAGCGCTATGCGGGGACCTGAAGTTGCATTGAAAATGTTCCATGATATCCGATACTTCAGAGTTCTCGTCTGTGGTGGGGATGGTACCGTAGCCTGGGTTCTTGATGccattgagaaggaaaactttgaatctcctcctcctgttGCAATACTTCCACTTGGCACAGGGAATGACTTGTCTCGAGTTTTACAATGGGGAGGAGGCTTGTCTTCAATTGAAGGGCAAGGTGGCTTAGAAGCCCTTCTTCATGATATCGACCAAGCAGCACTTACTATGTTAGATCGTTGGAGTGTCACAATTAAGGAACACAATGTGGAGAAAGGCAAAAAAGTGAAGCAGttgaagttcatgacaaactatcTTG GCATTGGATGTGATGCAAAGGTAGCATATGACTTCCACATGACTCGGGAAGAAAGACCTGACAAGTTCTATAGCCAG TTTGTAAACAAGTTGCGATATGCTAAAGAGGGTGCCAAGGATATCATGGACAGAACATGTGCTGATTTACCATGGGAAGTAAAGCTTGAAGTCGATGGTCACGAAATTGAAATCCCAGAG GATGCAGAAGGTGTGCTTGTGTTAAATATCAGTAGCTACATGGGAGGGGTGGATCTATGGCAAAATGACTATGAGCATGATGATGATTTTGACATGCAGTCGATGCATGATAAAACACTTGAAGTTGTATGCATATCTGGGGCATGGCACCTTGGGAAACTTCAG GTAGGACTTTCAAAAGCCCGAAGACTGGCCCAAGGAAAAGTAATAAGGTTACACATGGACAGTCCCTTTCCTGTTCAGACTGATGGGGAACCGTGGATCCAGCAACCTGGTTGCCTTGAAATAATGCATCATGGACAg AAGGTGCAGCTGTTGAAGTACTTGTATTTACCAAGCTGGTA